The DNA window ACGCGATCGCCCAGCAGCACGGCCTCGGGAATACTGTGGGTGATGAAGAGCACGGTCTTTTTCTCTCCGGAACACCAGCGCATCAATTCGACGTTCATGGTCTCGCGCGTCATGGCGTCGAGCGCGCCGAACGGCTCGTCCATCAGAAGAATTTTCGGGTTTCGGATCAGCGCCCGGCAGATTGCCACGCGCTGCTGCATGCCGCCGGAAAGCTCGAACGGATATTTCCTGCCGAAGTCCGATAGCTCGACCAGCTTCAACAGATCGTGCGCCCGCGCGGTGGTCTCGGCCGAGACGTCGCCCTTGAGCCTTGCGGGCAGCAGCACGTTTTCGAGGACGTTGTACCACGGCAGCAATGTGGCGGCCTGGAACACCACCGAGACATCATCGCGCGGACCGCGGATCGGCTTGCCGGCAATGGTGGCCTTGCCGCCGGTCGGCGCTTCCAGCCCGGCCAGGATGCGTAGCAGCGTGGTCTTGCCGCAGCCGCTGGGACCGACGACGGAGATGAACTCACCCTCGGCGACCGACAGATTGACGCTGGACAGCGCGACGACGCCTTCTCCCGAGCGCGACGAGAACCGCTTGTCGAGCGACGCGATGTCGATCAGGCGGGATTCGCGCAAGCCTCCCGGAATCGGCGCATCCTTCGCCATTGACACATTCATGAGAAGTTCCGTACGCGCATCGAACCCCGTCAGGTTTCCCATCAACGGTATTGCCCTACGTGCTCAATACCGGTACACTGTTCCAACAACAGTAGGCGCGCCGATGCCGGTTCGTCAACGCTGTATTCCGCGCAGTGCGGAACGCGGCAAGGGGCTGTGGTCGGGCGATCGTGTCGGCAAAAGTTCTGCGATTATGGAGCTTCCCGGCGGGTGACGAGTTGTAGCGCGACGCCCGGCTGTTTATTGAGCAGCGATGCCGCATGATGTTGCAACGCGCCGGCATGAAAGCGTGGGCCGTAATGATACGGGCTCGAAGAACGTGACGGACCACGATAGTTCGATTCGATTCAGGGGTGCGACAGATCAGCCCATGCATAAGGCGAAGCCGGGAATTTCATGACTGTCATCGAAAAATCGCCATCCGAGAATCAATCCGTAGCGCGGGCGCTCGCGGTGCTCGATCTCTTGTCATCGACATCATCGCCGCTCGGGGTCCGGGAAATTGCCCGCCAGCTCGGCGTGGCGCCCAGCATTGCCCAGCGCCTGGTCCGCACGTTGGCGAATGCCGGCTATCTAGAGCAGACCGGCGAGGCCTCGCGCTACACCATCGGCTATCGCGCGTTCCAGGTCGGCAACGCCTTCGTGGCCCAGAACAGCATTCATTCTGCCGTGATGCCGGAACTCTATGCACTCGCGGACCTGCACATCAACGGCTTCCTCGGCGTGCTGCGCGACCACGCGGTGGTGTATCTCGCGACCGTGCAAAGCAACGGACCGATCGCCCTCACCCATCGGCCGGGCTCGCAGACCTATCTGCATTCGACGGCGCTGGGAAAGGCGATCCTGGCCGAGATGCCGGATAGCCAGGTTCGGCATCTGCTGGAAGAAGCCTCGCTGCCGCGCCTTACCAACCAGACCAAGATCTCGATCCCGCACCTGCTGGCGGAATTGAAGCAGGTTCGCATACTGGGCTATGCGACCAACGACGAGGAAAACCGCTATGGCGTCTATTCTGCCGGCGCCATCGTCCGGGATTCCGAGAACAGGCCGATCGGCGCGCTGAGCGGCGGCGTGCCGAGTTCGGGGCTGACCAAGAAGGAGCGCAACCGCGTCATCAAGCTGGTGGTCGAAGCTGCCAACAATGCCTCGCGGCGGCTCGGCGCACGGATCGACGGTGGCATTTTCCTGCCGGGGAAAGCTCAGCCGGCGGCCACCCGCAAGCCGGTCGTCAACGCGACCACCATGGCGACGCCAAAGCGCCGCACCGCGCGTCCGGTCGGCACCTAGTTCACTGTCGGGTCGATTGGCGCGCTCACGGCGACAGGGCCTCGCTGCGCGACCAGATTTTCAGGTCCTGCGGTGTATCGAGATCGAACGACAGGTATCGATCCTGCCGTATCACGACGCGATAGCCGAGGGTTTTGGCGGCGTCAGCGTGCTTCGTTGCGCTGCCAATGCCATATCTAAAGCTTGCCGTCCTGATCGGACGCCACAGCAACACATTGGTGCCCTCACCGGCGCGGTCGGCAACGATCATCGCGTCGCAATCGGCTCGAAATTCATCGATCAGATGCCGCAAGCGACTTGACGAAAGCCAGGGCAGGTCGATCGGCAGAACCATGATCTCCGTCGCACCGCGAGCCTCGGCCTGCTTCGCACCCAGCGTTATGGCTCTATTCAGCTCGCAGAGGTCCGATTCAGGACATGCGGTAAAACCGCGGCGTATCGCTTCGGCGAGAACGTCGGGCGATTTGCTGACGACATAGACGTCGGCGATGTCGACCATCTGCGCGACCTGGTCGAACGTATGCGTCAACAACCGCGAATTGAGCGCATGGCGATCGTCCGCCTGCAAGACTTCGGTAAGCCTGGATTTCCCCTCCCGAAGTGACTTGACGGGAATGACGATCGCGAGCGGTTTCATGTCAGATGTCTGCTGCCGGTTCCGTAATGGAGCCCGACTATACCGGCTCTGCAACACCAATGCGAGAAGCGGGCCAAACCGGCGCCGCGCCGAAGATATTAGTCCAGGCCGGTAATGACGATGCCGGCGTCCGGGATCTTGTAGGTGCGGTTGATCCAGATCAGCACTGAAGTCAGGCTTTCGGCCACGGTCGAATTCGCCAGCGGCCCGGCATTGATGCCGCGGAGGCCGGCATCCTGTGCAAGGCCGACGACGATCAGACGCGCGTCCTTGTCGTCGCAGCACACCAACACGTCGCAGGGGATCTTGTGATCGAGCTTCTTCAGCTTGTGCGCCGAAATGTTCTGGAAGGCGGAGACCACCTTCACGCCCGGGCCGACCAGGGTCTGCAGCGCCACCGCGGCGGAGTCCGACGGCGGCAATTGCACGGTGGAAACTTTCGGCGGCACCAGCGGCACGGTGACATCGACCAGAATCTTGCCCTCCAGGTTGCCGGCAAGGCCTTCGACGGTGGACAGCTGCGACGCGTAGGGAACCGTCAGCACCACGATGTCCGCCAGCGCGACCGCATCGGCGTTGGTCGCTCCGGACAGAGCAGACGTTCCGAGGATGGCATTGAGTTCATCCGCGGTGGCCTGCGCCTTGGCGGCGTCCCGCGAACCGATAAAGACCCGATGGCCGGCATTGGCCCAGCGCAGCGCGAGGCCGCTGCCTTCGGCGCCGGTGCCGCCAATCACTGCGATCGTTCTCTGCTCTGACATCGGTCATCCTTC is part of the Bradyrhizobium erythrophlei genome and encodes:
- the npdG gene encoding NADPH-dependent F420 reductase, which produces MSEQRTIAVIGGTGAEGSGLALRWANAGHRVFIGSRDAAKAQATADELNAILGTSALSGATNADAVALADIVVLTVPYASQLSTVEGLAGNLEGKILVDVTVPLVPPKVSTVQLPPSDSAAVALQTLVGPGVKVVSAFQNISAHKLKKLDHKIPCDVLVCCDDKDARLIVVGLAQDAGLRGINAGPLANSTVAESLTSVLIWINRTYKIPDAGIVITGLD
- the cofC gene encoding 2-phospho-L-lactate guanylyltransferase codes for the protein MKPLAIVIPVKSLREGKSRLTEVLQADDRHALNSRLLTHTFDQVAQMVDIADVYVVSKSPDVLAEAIRRGFTACPESDLCELNRAITLGAKQAEARGATEIMVLPIDLPWLSSSRLRHLIDEFRADCDAMIVADRAGEGTNVLLWRPIRTASFRYGIGSATKHADAAKTLGYRVVIRQDRYLSFDLDTPQDLKIWSRSEALSP
- a CDS encoding ABC transporter ATP-binding protein, with translation MNVSMAKDAPIPGGLRESRLIDIASLDKRFSSRSGEGVVALSSVNLSVAEGEFISVVGPSGCGKTTLLRILAGLEAPTGGKATIAGKPIRGPRDDVSVVFQAATLLPWYNVLENVLLPARLKGDVSAETTARAHDLLKLVELSDFGRKYPFELSGGMQQRVAICRALIRNPKILLMDEPFGALDAMTRETMNVELMRWCSGEKKTVLFITHSIPEAVLLGDRVVVMSPRPGRISSILDVGFKRPRDLKTLALPQFGALCDEVRTIFGAESARARDL
- a CDS encoding IclR family transcriptional regulator → MTVIEKSPSENQSVARALAVLDLLSSTSSPLGVREIARQLGVAPSIAQRLVRTLANAGYLEQTGEASRYTIGYRAFQVGNAFVAQNSIHSAVMPELYALADLHINGFLGVLRDHAVVYLATVQSNGPIALTHRPGSQTYLHSTALGKAILAEMPDSQVRHLLEEASLPRLTNQTKISIPHLLAELKQVRILGYATNDEENRYGVYSAGAIVRDSENRPIGALSGGVPSSGLTKKERNRVIKLVVEAANNASRRLGARIDGGIFLPGKAQPAATRKPVVNATTMATPKRRTARPVGT